Proteins encoded together in one Dechloromonas sp. HYN0024 window:
- the prfA gene encoding peptide chain release factor 1, whose translation MKPSIRQKLDLLVDRLDEIDRMLSAPSTSSDMDQFRKLSRERSEIEPVIAQFNAFRQAENDLAEAEAMRNDPEMRDFAEEEIASAKARLPELEVELQKLLLPRDPNDERSVLLEIRAGTGGDESALFAGSLFRMYSRFAERQRWQVEIMSASESELGGYREIICRIVGNGAYSRLKFESGGHRVQRVPETETQGRIHTSACTVAIMPEVDEVEDVNLNPADLRIDTFRASGAGGQHINKTDSAVRITHLPSGIVAECQDGRSQHANKASAMKVLAARIKDVQVRAQQAHISSTRKSLIGSGDRSERIRTYNFPQGRITDHRINLTLYKIAAIMDGDMDELLGALAAEHQADLLAELAEQQ comes from the coding sequence ATGAAGCCATCCATTCGCCAGAAACTCGACTTGCTGGTCGACCGTCTCGATGAAATCGACCGCATGTTGTCGGCACCGAGCACGTCCAGCGACATGGATCAATTCCGCAAGCTATCGCGCGAGCGGTCTGAAATCGAGCCGGTGATCGCCCAGTTCAATGCCTTTCGTCAGGCGGAAAACGATCTGGCCGAAGCCGAGGCGATGCGCAACGATCCGGAGATGCGTGACTTCGCCGAAGAAGAAATCGCCAGCGCCAAGGCACGCCTGCCCGAACTCGAAGTAGAGCTGCAAAAATTGCTGCTGCCCCGCGATCCCAACGATGAGCGCAGCGTTCTCCTGGAAATCCGCGCCGGGACCGGTGGCGACGAATCGGCCCTGTTCGCCGGCAGCCTCTTTCGCATGTATTCGCGCTTTGCCGAACGGCAGCGCTGGCAGGTCGAAATCATGTCGGCCAGCGAGTCGGAACTCGGCGGCTACCGCGAAATCATCTGCCGCATCGTCGGCAACGGCGCCTATTCGCGCCTCAAGTTCGAGTCGGGCGGCCATCGCGTCCAGCGCGTGCCGGAAACCGAAACGCAGGGCCGCATCCACACCTCGGCCTGTACCGTGGCGATCATGCCGGAAGTCGACGAGGTTGAAGACGTGAACCTCAACCCGGCCGACCTGCGCATCGACACCTTCCGCGCCTCGGGCGCGGGTGGCCAGCACATCAACAAGACCGACTCGGCAGTGCGCATCACCCACCTGCCGAGCGGCATCGTCGCCGAATGCCAGGACGGCCGCTCGCAGCATGCCAACAAGGCTTCCGCCATGAAAGTGCTGGCGGCGCGCATCAAGGACGTTCAGGTGCGCGCCCAGCAGGCCCACATTTCGAGCACGCGCAAGAGCCTGATCGGTTCCGGCGACCGCTCCGAGCGGATTCGTACCTACAATTTCCCGCAGGGGCGGATCACCGACCACCGCATCAACCTGACGCTCTACAAGATCGCCGCCATCATGGACGGCGACATGGACGAATTGCTCGGTGCCCTGGCGGCCGAACATCAGGCCGATTTGCTGGCCGAACTGGCCGAGCAGCAATGA